One region of Mobula birostris isolate sMobBir1 chromosome 24, sMobBir1.hap1, whole genome shotgun sequence genomic DNA includes:
- the LOC140187200 gene encoding uncharacterized protein: MWQPVKTCSEADGGSGEEESQEMWERKGRMMPLLVKGLGQVQYIPWGSQHLEGLKNTLPSLHEGAGKWIRALEEETTGRMLAMGDLKALLIRRMGTSGLQELMEAAGIQNADSTLIDGARFDTVRQRVWGALRELYPPKMDPKAMKGDPLGDTENPAAYIENQLKRWRLETEQEVEGNPFMTEMFRNTVLDAMPSQVKSKLEEVAGLMSVTPQEFRDHVVHAVEKYRKDKRKLTEQQEEVLIRMQLEELKKKEKEKGKKMLAAVTDLSTAVEMNEMLLYGGTGRAVRQSPENPMPIKKRLWGCFSTNALSETG; this comes from the coding sequence ttgttagtaaaaggattgggacaagtacagtatattccttggggatcccagcacctggaagggctgaaaaaCACCCTGCCCAGCCTACATGAGGGTGCAGGGAAATGGATTAGGGCCCTTGAGGAAGAAACCACGGGACGAATGTTGGCTATGGGAGATTTAAAGGCGCTGCTGATAAGGCGGATGGGAACCTCCGGACTGCAAGAGTTGATGGAAGCGGCTGGCATACAGAATGCGGACAGCACACTGATTGACGGGGCTAGATTTGACACAGTGAGGCAGAGGGTATGGGGGGCCCTCAGGGAGCTCTATCCTCCCAAAATGGACCCCAAAGCCATGAAAGGGgatccactgggagacactgaaAATCCAGCAGCCTATATAGAAAATCAGTTGAAAAGGTGGAGACTGGAAACTGAACAAGAGGTAGAAGGCAACCCATTTATGACCGAGATGTTCCGAAATACTGTTTTGGATGCGATGCCTTCCCAAGTTAAGTCTAAACTTGAGGAAGTGGCCGGACTGATGTCAGTGACCCCACAGGAATTCAGGGACCACGTAGTCCATGCGGTCGAAAAATATCGAAAAGACAAACGAAAGTTGACTGAGCAGCAAGAAGAAGTGCTGATACGAATGCAGCTTGAAGAacttaaaaagaaggaaaaagaaaaaggcaaGAAGATGTTGGCAGCAGTGACCGATTTAAGCACAGccgttgaaatgaatgaaatgcTATTATATGGAGGGACCGGTCGTGCAGTAAGACAGAGCCCAGAAAACCCCATGCCAATAAAAAAACGTCTTTGGGGGTGCTTTTCCACAAATGCCCTATCAGAGACAGGAtaa